A part of Planococcus sp. MB-3u-03 genomic DNA contains:
- a CDS encoding YfhO family protein: MRSFRPYLLLTVAFLAMAVIGHGVFLFQWTQNQYMAGPNDGLAQMMPFKQLLYDHYTRGEFFYSFDFGLGAGIFSELSYYFSTSFVYITTILIVYLLDALQLIGDPDVLFWANASVFISVARLTIVLIVAYILFRYMRITRLSAFVGASIYGISGMYFRHTAFWEFFADAFIWLPLLIFGAEKIFREQKPGWFMFAIAISMIDNFYFAYINFLLAGIYILFRMFIPLEKTETKWKKAVALFLMAGVIGAGMSMVSFIPSVYAFLNNHRPAFQQDIPWFEATENILFMSRYVLLPAMFMLFLFIPSLYKLHRFRLFALIGIVTIVLYHSPMVGSIFNGFSAPQHRWEYFISFVSAGAIASGLDHFHKLRLEEVVRAAILAALFYGWFAWQDGTLEFTTLYPRLAWAGLILTLAAALAAPAIRQRLQKPLLAALLLALVLATANVYQSEKLLDAGNISDVDEDLITGDDYDNTEVRALIDEIQERETSEMYRIDWMEGVRNNTPIVQDFQGLSAYSSILNKNLLYFYLYDLEIDMGRESVSRYATLGNRSNLHSLLQGNYAIRERNDPNVPYGFRKFAATENFIAYQNRYPLPFARPAFQVYQEAQLADEPPLLREHAMLSGIVLDENIEPEPLPDRFPGEADYEIEESGASYDEGLLDISEETGGIDLLLDEVPEEGDLYISFHLENTAADQGFPLEVNEFRTTRKSNQSIYKTFVDDLTIRVEAAERIEIRMPEGTYKLTDIEIVKEPYALLREQNALADRTSNLKIDGSQVDVTYDNQDGAPFLNLSIPYERGWQATINNEPVDVLKANYAFLGVPLEDGMNEIELRYRPPFFLPSLFISLASLAIGLFWLRRRKRKEARGHEPKDTMTN, from the coding sequence ATGCGCTCTTTTCGTCCCTATCTTCTACTGACAGTTGCATTTCTAGCCATGGCCGTGATCGGCCATGGCGTCTTTCTGTTTCAATGGACTCAAAACCAGTACATGGCCGGGCCCAACGACGGCCTTGCCCAGATGATGCCGTTCAAGCAATTGCTTTATGACCACTACACGCGCGGCGAATTCTTTTATTCCTTTGATTTCGGCCTCGGCGCTGGCATATTCAGCGAACTGTCCTATTATTTTTCCACTTCTTTCGTGTATATCACTACAATCTTGATTGTTTATCTGCTTGATGCCCTTCAATTGATCGGGGACCCCGATGTCCTGTTCTGGGCTAATGCTTCTGTGTTCATCAGCGTCGCCAGGTTGACAATCGTCTTGATCGTCGCCTACATCTTATTCCGCTATATGCGTATAACACGTTTATCGGCATTTGTCGGGGCAAGCATCTACGGGATTTCAGGGATGTACTTCCGCCACACCGCATTTTGGGAGTTTTTCGCGGATGCATTCATCTGGCTGCCCTTGCTGATTTTCGGAGCTGAAAAAATCTTCCGGGAACAAAAACCCGGCTGGTTTATGTTCGCGATCGCGATTTCGATGATCGACAATTTCTATTTCGCATACATCAATTTCCTGTTGGCAGGCATCTATATTTTATTCCGCATGTTCATTCCGCTTGAAAAGACGGAAACGAAATGGAAAAAGGCCGTTGCATTGTTCTTGATGGCGGGAGTGATTGGCGCCGGCATGTCCATGGTGTCGTTCATCCCTTCCGTCTATGCGTTCTTGAACAATCACCGCCCCGCTTTCCAGCAGGATATTCCATGGTTCGAAGCGACGGAAAACATCCTCTTCATGAGCCGCTATGTCCTGTTGCCGGCCATGTTCATGCTATTTTTGTTCATTCCATCGCTGTACAAGCTTCACCGTTTCCGGCTTTTTGCGTTGATCGGCATAGTGACTATTGTTCTTTACCACAGCCCCATGGTCGGCAGTATCTTCAATGGGTTCTCGGCCCCGCAACATCGCTGGGAATATTTCATCTCGTTTGTGTCGGCTGGGGCAATCGCCAGCGGCCTGGATCATTTCCATAAGCTTCGCTTGGAGGAAGTTGTCCGAGCCGCGATTTTGGCAGCCCTCTTTTATGGCTGGTTTGCATGGCAAGACGGCACACTTGAATTCACCACACTTTACCCCCGCCTGGCATGGGCCGGCCTCATCTTGACCTTGGCAGCCGCGTTGGCAGCGCCCGCCATTCGGCAGCGATTGCAAAAACCGTTATTGGCGGCTTTGCTGCTCGCTTTGGTTTTGGCGACTGCGAATGTCTATCAGAGCGAAAAACTGCTGGATGCTGGAAACATCTCGGATGTCGATGAAGATTTGATCACAGGCGATGATTACGATAACACCGAAGTACGCGCCTTGATCGATGAAATCCAAGAACGGGAAACGAGCGAGATGTACCGAATCGACTGGATGGAAGGCGTCCGCAATAACACGCCGATTGTCCAGGATTTCCAAGGGCTGAGTGCATACTCCAGCATCTTGAACAAGAACTTGCTGTATTTCTATTTATACGATTTGGAAATCGATATGGGCCGGGAAAGCGTCAGCCGTTACGCCACACTCGGCAACCGCAGCAATCTCCACAGCCTGTTGCAAGGCAATTATGCGATACGCGAGCGGAACGATCCGAATGTGCCATACGGTTTCCGCAAATTTGCCGCTACCGAAAATTTCATCGCCTACCAAAACCGCTATCCACTGCCTTTCGCACGCCCGGCCTTCCAGGTTTATCAAGAGGCCCAGCTAGCGGATGAGCCGCCATTGCTGCGTGAACACGCCATGCTCAGCGGAATCGTCTTGGATGAAAACATAGAACCTGAGCCCCTTCCCGACCGCTTCCCCGGAGAAGCTGATTATGAAATCGAAGAGTCGGGCGCAAGCTATGATGAGGGCTTGCTCGATATCTCCGAAGAAACCGGCGGGATCGATTTGCTGCTCGATGAAGTTCCTGAAGAAGGCGATTTGTACATCTCTTTCCATCTGGAGAATACCGCAGCAGACCAAGGTTTTCCGCTCGAAGTCAATGAGTTCCGGACGACCCGCAAGTCCAACCAGTCGATTTACAAGACTTTCGTCGATGACTTGACGATCCGTGTCGAGGCTGCAGAAAGAATTGAAATCCGCATGCCTGAGGGAACTTACAAACTTACGGATATTGAAATAGTGAAAGAGCCCTACGCCCTTTTGAGAGAGCAAAATGCATTGGCAGACCGCACCAGCAACTTGAAGATCGACGGCAGCCAGGTCGACGTCACTTACGATAATCAAGATGGAGCACCTTTCCTCAATTTATCGATTCCTTACGAAAGAGGTTGGCAGGCGACCATCAATAATGAACCGGTCGATGTGCTGAAAGCCAATTACGCGTTTTTAGGGGTTCCTCTCGAAGACGGCATGAACGAAATTGAGCTGCGCTATCGCCCGCCGTTCTTTTTGCCTTCCCTGTTCATCAGTTTGGCATCGCTCGCGATCGGACTGTTTTGGCTGCGCCGGCGAAAAAGAAAAGAAGCCCGTGGGCATGAGCCAAAAGACACCATGACGAATTAA
- a CDS encoding SDR family oxidoreductase, which translates to MSKDKYEKIHDQVDPQEQDHQPGIESEMSPEPIYDDEHYKGAGKLEGKVALITGGDSGIGRAVAIAYAKEGASIAIAYLDEHDDADKTIEAVKAYGAEAQKFATDVSQVENCHQLVVDVIGEFGQLNILVNNAGKQFPKDDFLDISPEQLRETFETNIFSMFYLTQAALPHLSKGDSIINTSSVTAYRGSPELIDYSSTKGAITSFTRSLSANISEQGIRVNSVAPGPIWTPLIPATFSAEKVGEHGGDTPMERRGQPAELAPAYVYLASADSTYVTGQAIHVNGGDFISS; encoded by the coding sequence ATGTCAAAAGATAAATATGAAAAAATCCATGACCAAGTTGATCCCCAGGAACAAGACCATCAGCCTGGGATAGAAAGCGAAATGTCTCCGGAACCGATATATGATGACGAGCATTACAAAGGCGCCGGCAAATTGGAAGGGAAAGTCGCATTGATTACAGGCGGCGACAGTGGAATCGGGCGTGCTGTAGCAATCGCTTATGCGAAAGAAGGTGCCAGTATCGCCATCGCCTACCTTGATGAACACGATGACGCGGATAAAACCATCGAAGCCGTGAAAGCCTACGGTGCAGAAGCCCAGAAATTCGCAACGGATGTGAGCCAAGTCGAGAATTGCCATCAATTGGTGGTTGATGTAATCGGTGAATTTGGCCAATTGAATATTCTTGTCAACAATGCGGGGAAGCAATTCCCGAAAGACGATTTCCTTGATATCAGCCCCGAACAATTGCGGGAAACTTTCGAGACAAATATTTTCAGCATGTTTTATTTGACCCAAGCCGCTTTGCCGCACCTATCCAAAGGCGACAGCATCATCAATACCTCATCGGTGACCGCTTACCGCGGCTCGCCTGAATTGATTGATTACTCGTCCACCAAAGGCGCGATAACGAGCTTCACCCGTTCTTTATCCGCCAATATCAGCGAACAGGGCATCCGAGTCAACTCGGTCGCCCCGGGCCCGATTTGGACACCGCTCATCCCGGCAACATTCAGCGCCGAAAAAGTCGGCGAACACGGCGGCGATACGCCGATGGAGCGGCGCGGGCAGCCTGCTGAACTCGCTCCGGCTTATGTCTATCTCGCCTCCGCTGACTCGACTTACGTTACTGGCCAAGCGATTCACGTAAACGGAGGAGACTTTATCAGTTCATGA
- a CDS encoding YndM family protein, which translates to MKHIEAILMKFAMSFAVVFLVLGLIYGVRVFDIFVISLVITAVGYAGDMLIFPRTSNKIATGGDLVLAFLIVWLLGEFLIENPDFSLVAAAIYTALLIAAGEWFYHIYLKKRLWEQKETSHTLKQEPNRK; encoded by the coding sequence ATGAAGCACATCGAAGCAATCTTGATGAAATTTGCAATGAGCTTTGCGGTCGTATTTCTGGTTCTTGGACTGATTTACGGAGTTCGTGTATTCGACATTTTCGTAATCAGTTTAGTGATTACAGCCGTTGGATATGCCGGCGATATGTTGATATTTCCCCGTACATCCAATAAGATCGCAACTGGCGGCGATTTAGTGCTCGCATTCCTGATTGTTTGGCTCCTTGGAGAATTCCTGATCGAAAATCCGGATTTCTCCTTGGTCGCTGCAGCTATCTACACAGCGTTGCTGATTGCTGCGGGCGAATGGTTCTACCATATCTACTTGAAAAAACGCCTATGGGAGCAAAAAGAAACATCCCATACTTTAAAACAAGAGCCGAACCGAAAATAA
- a CDS encoding YqjF family protein gives MKKPWIMAQTWRDLVFLHWPISPEALRPYVPAELEIDLFEGRAWIGVVPFIADHTRLRFSLPFPIAGTYRELNVRTYVTYNGRPGVYFFSLDADSLLVVKAASAGGFLPYRYARMKVVKKDRRYVFMSRLAASGTGEGFRMGFTPSAGILKASELERWLTERYRLWTKPKAVLYRVDIAHAPWQLQNVHIEIAENSLAQFLPVGWHAKEPLAHFSAVQKTRFYPPVPESKTKADH, from the coding sequence ATGAAAAAACCATGGATCATGGCACAGACATGGCGGGATCTCGTGTTTTTGCATTGGCCGATTTCGCCTGAGGCACTGCGCCCGTACGTACCGGCAGAGCTCGAAATCGATTTATTCGAAGGCCGGGCATGGATCGGGGTCGTCCCGTTCATTGCCGATCACACGCGCCTGCGCTTTTCCTTGCCTTTTCCCATCGCAGGGACGTACCGTGAATTGAATGTCAGAACATATGTAACGTATAACGGCCGGCCCGGAGTCTATTTCTTCAGCCTGGATGCCGATAGCTTGCTAGTTGTAAAGGCGGCAAGTGCAGGAGGGTTTCTTCCTTATCGATATGCCCGTATGAAAGTTGTGAAAAAAGACAGACGCTATGTGTTTATGAGCCGTCTTGCTGCATCCGGAACCGGAGAGGGGTTCCGGATGGGCTTTACGCCAAGCGCCGGGATATTGAAGGCGTCTGAGCTCGAGCGATGGCTGACGGAACGTTATCGTTTGTGGACAAAGCCGAAAGCTGTCCTGTACCGTGTGGATATTGCGCATGCTCCTTGGCAGCTGCAGAATGTCCATATTGAAATAGCTGAAAACTCACTTGCGCAATTTCTGCCTGTTGGCTGGCATGCCAAGGAACCGCTAGCCCATTTCTCAGCGGTCCAGAAAACACGGTTTTATCCGCCTGTTCCTGAAAGCAAAACAAAAGCCGATCATTAA
- a CDS encoding manganese catalase family protein, with product MFFNRKELQFEAKPDKPDPIFAKQLQEVIGGQFGEMSVAMQYLFQGWNTRGNEKYKDLLMDTGTEELGHIEMLATMVAQLLEGAPVYEQEKAASDPVIGAIMGGMNPHHAIVSGLGATPENSAGVPWSGGYIIASGNLLADFRANVTAESQGRLQVARLYSMTDDKGVKDLLSFLLARDTMHQNQWIAAIRDLEEKEGSVIVPSTVPPEWEATEYSHTLYNFSEGEDSAQLPWMSGNAPDGHPFKYGQPEAFGQKPVLKPGPLESHDTLPEDKLKG from the coding sequence ATGTTCTTCAATAGAAAAGAGTTGCAATTCGAAGCAAAACCGGATAAGCCGGATCCGATATTTGCAAAGCAGCTGCAGGAAGTCATCGGCGGGCAGTTCGGCGAAATGTCTGTGGCCATGCAATATTTATTCCAGGGATGGAACACAAGAGGAAATGAAAAATACAAAGATTTGCTGATGGACACGGGGACAGAAGAGCTCGGCCATATTGAAATGCTCGCGACCATGGTAGCCCAATTGCTCGAAGGCGCACCGGTTTACGAACAGGAAAAAGCGGCAAGCGATCCGGTGATCGGGGCGATCATGGGTGGCATGAACCCGCATCATGCAATCGTTTCGGGTCTTGGCGCGACACCTGAGAACAGTGCAGGGGTGCCGTGGAGCGGGGGATATATCATTGCAAGCGGCAATTTGCTTGCCGATTTCCGCGCGAATGTCACAGCAGAATCCCAAGGCCGCCTTCAAGTCGCACGCTTGTACAGCATGACCGACGACAAAGGGGTAAAAGACTTGCTGTCCTTCTTGCTGGCTCGCGATACTATGCACCAAAACCAGTGGATTGCGGCAATCCGCGACTTGGAAGAAAAAGAAGGTAGCGTGATCGTGCCTTCCACAGTGCCGCCGGAATGGGAAGCGACGGAGTATTCCCATACGCTTTATAATTTCTCGGAAGGCGAAGACAGTGCACAGCTTCCGTGGATGAGCGGCAATGCGCCAGACGGCCATCCATTCAAGTACGGGCAGCCGGAAGCATTCGGCCAGAAACCGGTCTTGAAGCCGGGACCGCTGGAGTCGCATGATACACTTCCGGAAGACAAATTAAAAGGTTAG
- a CDS encoding STAS domain-containing protein, with protein MKTAPEAVDQIRQAIRSQEKLTVVLRNYRKDGTPFWNRLAISPVTVEGKLYFIGTQTDITVERMQQEAITANESEIEKLMLPILSIQPNVATVALVGTMNLQRFETLKVKLCEYVSEHRIEHALLDITGLTWNEESPLHWFTQICEALRIMGSQLYITGVTPQAATELVRDLDRENMLKTYSSIEKALAEINE; from the coding sequence TTGAAAACGGCTCCGGAAGCCGTCGACCAAATACGGCAAGCGATCAGGAGCCAGGAAAAGTTGACCGTGGTTCTGCGCAACTACCGGAAAGACGGAACGCCGTTTTGGAACCGGCTGGCGATCTCGCCGGTGACAGTCGAAGGAAAACTCTATTTCATCGGCACCCAGACGGATATCACGGTTGAGCGAATGCAGCAGGAAGCGATTACCGCCAATGAAAGCGAAATAGAGAAACTGATGCTGCCGATTTTATCGATCCAACCGAACGTGGCAACGGTTGCGCTAGTCGGGACGATGAACCTGCAGCGTTTTGAAACCTTGAAAGTGAAGTTGTGCGAATATGTCAGCGAGCACAGGATTGAACACGCGCTTCTCGACATAACAGGATTGACCTGGAACGAGGAATCTCCGCTCCACTGGTTCACGCAAATTTGCGAAGCGCTCCGCATCATGGGGAGCCAGCTATACATCACGGGCGTCACCCCTCAGGCAGCAACTGAATTGGTACGTGACCTCGACCGGGAGAATATGCTGAAAACTTATTCGAGCATCGAGAAAGCCTTGGCTGAGATTAATGAATAA
- a CDS encoding type 1 glutamine amidotransferase domain-containing protein, with protein sequence MAKVLAVLSSGYSNEEHNYVTGWWAEELFEPLAELEKAGHSVGLASIDGGKPVVDPLSLDSAYDPEGKYKKLYDSGIADKTTPVVDVKASDYDAIMIVGGHGAMFDLAHDENLHAVINVVHETGGIISAVCHGPAPLVFTKTKDGKPLLQGLKVTGYPNDMEPEEVDGLLPFSLEDEMGKIAQYDKGDGQDEYIVWGSDRLLTGRDPGSSQAFGRELARKLTEMEEHQLDKHLK encoded by the coding sequence ATGGCAAAAGTATTGGCAGTATTATCAAGCGGCTATTCAAACGAAGAGCATAATTACGTAACCGGCTGGTGGGCGGAAGAATTATTCGAGCCCTTGGCGGAACTTGAAAAAGCGGGCCATTCGGTAGGCCTAGCTTCCATCGACGGCGGCAAACCGGTTGTCGACCCCCTGAGCCTCGATTCAGCATACGATCCAGAGGGCAAATACAAAAAATTATACGACTCCGGCATTGCGGATAAGACAACCCCAGTCGTGGATGTCAAAGCGAGCGATTACGATGCCATCATGATTGTCGGCGGCCATGGCGCCATGTTCGATTTGGCGCATGATGAAAATCTTCACGCCGTCATCAACGTCGTCCACGAAACAGGCGGCATCATTTCCGCTGTCTGCCACGGCCCAGCCCCGCTCGTCTTTACAAAAACGAAAGACGGCAAGCCCTTATTGCAAGGATTGAAAGTGACGGGCTATCCGAATGATATGGAACCGGAAGAAGTGGACGGGCTATTGCCGTTTAGCCTGGAAGATGAAATGGGAAAAATTGCGCAATACGACAAAGGCGACGGGCAAGATGAATACATTGTTTGGGGCAGCGACCGCCTCCTGACTGGCCGCGATCCCGGTTCCTCACAGGCATTCGGCCGCGAGTTGGCGAGGAAGCTGACCGAAATGGAAGAACATCAACTCGACAAACACTTGAAGTGA
- a CDS encoding S1C family serine protease, whose translation MGYYNTPRQNDQKNPWKRYMASSFGGVLAGALLVGTLVTGTDLGETESATAGVQTSELQNESAIVTTDVTETVEQTADAVVGVSNLQAGNNPFAQTSTQEAGAGSGVIYKKQGDDAYVVTNHHVVEGAKEVVVTLADGEELEAEVLGSDVWTDLAVLKVPGAQIDTIAEFGDSSVLKSGEPVIAIGNPLGLQFSGSVTTGVISGTERAVPIDINKDGQEDWQSEVLQTDAAINPGNSGGALLNAQGQVIGINSMKIAQDAVEGIGLAIPINSAIPIISELEGEGEVSRPSLGVALLELEQIPAEIRNAELNLPAEVEDGIVVQSVQEGSGADEAGIEAKDTIVELNGQAVTSVLELRQYLYTEVKEEGAVTVKAYRNGELKTFEVQLSEQI comes from the coding sequence ATGGGTTACTATAATACACCGCGTCAGAATGACCAAAAGAATCCGTGGAAACGCTATATGGCTTCCAGTTTCGGGGGCGTACTGGCAGGCGCATTGCTGGTCGGGACACTGGTCACAGGAACGGATTTGGGCGAAACAGAATCTGCGACTGCGGGCGTTCAAACCAGTGAACTGCAAAACGAGTCAGCGATTGTCACCACAGACGTCACGGAAACCGTCGAGCAGACGGCAGATGCAGTGGTTGGCGTTTCCAACCTGCAAGCGGGCAATAATCCGTTCGCACAAACTTCTACGCAAGAAGCAGGGGCGGGATCCGGCGTCATCTATAAAAAGCAAGGCGATGATGCATACGTTGTCACGAACCATCACGTAGTGGAAGGCGCTAAAGAAGTCGTCGTGACCTTGGCGGACGGTGAAGAGCTTGAAGCGGAAGTGCTCGGTTCGGATGTATGGACCGATCTCGCAGTCCTGAAAGTCCCGGGAGCGCAAATTGACACGATCGCAGAGTTTGGCGATTCCTCAGTGCTGAAATCAGGAGAGCCCGTCATTGCCATCGGCAACCCGCTCGGCCTTCAATTTTCGGGATCGGTGACGACAGGCGTCATTTCCGGTACGGAACGTGCTGTCCCGATCGACATCAATAAAGACGGCCAGGAAGACTGGCAGTCGGAAGTGCTTCAAACCGATGCCGCGATCAATCCCGGCAACAGTGGCGGCGCATTATTGAATGCACAAGGCCAAGTCATCGGCATCAACTCGATGAAAATCGCACAGGACGCAGTGGAAGGAATTGGCCTTGCCATTCCAATTAACTCCGCGATCCCGATCATCTCCGAACTTGAAGGGGAAGGGGAAGTGTCCCGTCCGTCTCTAGGCGTAGCATTGCTTGAACTCGAACAGATACCTGCAGAAATCAGAAATGCGGAATTGAACCTCCCGGCTGAAGTGGAAGACGGCATTGTCGTCCAATCTGTACAGGAAGGATCCGGCGCCGACGAAGCGGGAATCGAAGCGAAAGATACCATCGTTGAATTGAACGGACAGGCAGTCACTTCCGTCTTGGAACTTCGTCAATATCTCTATACGGAAGTGAAAGAAGAAGGGGCAGTGACGGTCAAAGCTTACCGGAACGGCGAACTGAAAACTTTTGAAGTCCAGTTGAGTGAACAAATTTAA
- a CDS encoding sensor histidine kinase has translation MRVKYFYQLIASHMGVLVFAVAILSTLFIFYGERVAYSDKAEELERYGEQILQELEQARPGTDLQSYVTVLEAQNINFIVFDQQSRILYPINGNFPSVELTPEEWNVIERGETLVVYRDVERFERSMTFVALPYVEGSTLAGGVLLASPVSGIREMVTELNRTLVAVIAISLPFALLLSLLLAKIHVTRLQRMRKATSMISEGHYQVNLPESNFDEFGDLAHDFNVMADKLQRSNEEIEQLENRRRRFMADVSHEMRTPLTTIAGIIEGLKSGMIEEQQREKGIRLVSDETKRLMRLVNENLDYEKIRSNQVTLMKEEIEAAELLEIIQEQLQLQAAEKGDRLLIEAEPGKMIYGDMDRLIQILVNIVKNSIQFTDGGDIFLRARAESEVTVLEVEDTGNGIEVDELEMIWRRFYKADVSRGSGQFGLGLSIVRQLVNLHDGEISVESEKGKGTKFTIRLPHKPSDK, from the coding sequence TTGCGAGTTAAGTATTTCTATCAATTGATCGCGAGCCATATGGGCGTCCTCGTGTTTGCGGTGGCCATTTTAAGCACGCTGTTCATTTTTTACGGCGAGCGGGTGGCGTATTCGGACAAGGCGGAGGAGTTGGAGCGCTACGGCGAGCAGATCCTCCAAGAACTGGAACAGGCACGCCCAGGGACGGATCTGCAATCCTATGTAACGGTGCTTGAAGCGCAGAACATCAATTTCATCGTCTTCGACCAGCAAAGCCGGATCCTTTATCCGATCAACGGCAATTTTCCGTCGGTCGAGCTGACTCCTGAAGAATGGAATGTCATCGAGCGCGGCGAAACCTTGGTCGTCTATCGGGATGTCGAACGCTTTGAGCGGTCAATGACATTCGTGGCGCTGCCATATGTTGAAGGCAGCACGCTGGCAGGAGGGGTGTTATTGGCTTCGCCTGTAAGCGGCATTCGTGAAATGGTGACGGAATTGAACCGGACGCTGGTCGCAGTGATCGCCATTTCCCTGCCATTCGCCTTGCTGCTTAGCCTACTATTGGCAAAAATCCACGTAACGCGCCTGCAGCGCATGCGCAAAGCGACTTCGATGATCAGTGAAGGGCATTACCAAGTCAATTTACCGGAATCGAATTTTGATGAATTTGGAGATTTGGCACATGACTTCAATGTCATGGCGGACAAATTACAGCGTTCCAATGAAGAAATCGAACAGCTCGAAAACCGCAGGCGGCGCTTCATGGCCGATGTGTCGCATGAGATGAGGACGCCGCTTACGACCATCGCCGGCATTATCGAAGGATTGAAGAGCGGCATGATCGAAGAACAGCAGCGCGAAAAAGGCATCCGTCTCGTGAGCGATGAGACGAAGCGGCTTATGCGCCTCGTCAATGAAAATCTGGATTATGAGAAAATCCGGTCGAATCAAGTGACGCTCATGAAAGAGGAGATTGAAGCGGCCGAGCTCTTGGAAATTATTCAAGAACAGCTGCAATTACAGGCAGCCGAAAAAGGCGACCGCTTGTTGATCGAAGCCGAGCCTGGCAAGATGATCTATGGGGATATGGACCGGCTGATCCAAATCCTGGTGAACATCGTCAAGAACAGCATCCAATTCACTGATGGCGGGGACATTTTCCTGCGTGCCCGTGCAGAATCGGAGGTGACCGTGCTGGAAGTGGAAGATACCGGGAACGGCATCGAGGTTGATGAACTGGAGATGATTTGGCGCCGTTTCTATAAAGCGGATGTTTCGCGCGGAAGCGGCCAGTTCGGGCTGGGCCTTTCCATCGTCCGGCAATTGGTCAATTTGCACGACGGGGAAATCTCGGTGGAAAGCGAAAAAGGCAAGGGCACCAAGTTCACCATCCGCCTGCCGCATAAACCATCAGATAAGTAA
- a CDS encoding response regulator transcription factor, with translation MKILVVEDNPSVSSMLELFFSKEGLEGEFAGDGLEGYRKFQEGDFDLLILDWMLPGMDGITLCRKIRETGSEVPIIMLTAKDSESDQVIGFEMGADDYVTKPFSPLTLMARIKAVTRRARKGEAAEDGIRTSHFHVRKETREVVKDGQAIDNLTPKEFDLLVFFLQHPKQVFSREQLLEQVWGYQFYGDERTVDVHIKRLRKKIPEGDQLFHTVWGVGYKFEELAS, from the coding sequence ATGAAAATCTTGGTAGTGGAAGATAACCCGAGTGTCAGCTCGATGCTTGAATTGTTTTTTTCAAAAGAGGGGCTTGAAGGTGAATTCGCTGGAGACGGGCTGGAAGGCTACCGAAAATTCCAGGAAGGGGATTTTGACCTGCTGATCCTGGATTGGATGCTTCCAGGAATGGACGGCATCACTCTATGCCGGAAAATCCGGGAGACAGGGAGTGAAGTCCCCATCATCATGCTGACAGCGAAAGACAGTGAATCCGACCAAGTGATCGGCTTTGAAATGGGAGCAGATGATTATGTGACCAAGCCATTCAGCCCTTTGACCTTGATGGCGCGCATCAAAGCTGTGACCAGAAGGGCGCGAAAAGGCGAAGCGGCTGAGGACGGCATCCGCACATCCCATTTCCATGTCAGGAAAGAAACACGCGAAGTCGTCAAAGACGGCCAAGCAATCGACAATCTAACGCCAAAGGAATTCGATCTGCTGGTCTTTTTCCTGCAGCATCCGAAGCAAGTGTTCAGCCGGGAGCAATTGCTCGAACAGGTATGGGGCTATCAGTTCTACGGCGATGAACGGACGGTTGATGTCCATATCAAACGGCTGCGCAAAAAAATTCCGGAAGGGGACCAGCTCTTCCATACGGTGTGGGGAGTAGGTTATAAATTTGAAGAACTTGCGAGTTAA